One segment of Leucoraja erinacea ecotype New England chromosome 7, Leri_hhj_1, whole genome shotgun sequence DNA contains the following:
- the LOC129698872 gene encoding transmembrane protein 41A-like, translating into MRRRPRAIRSDQITVLSVAARCSVSSVRPSVLPDPHREPVFMSANSPVNLLLIFGSATFYLYVLSRNLPHATYKRESVSEEESQEQRSLTFPSDLEELRAIAGLLYSYKAEHTGYVLLLFCSAYLYKQTFAIPGSSFLNILAGALFGPWLGLALCCVLTAIGATFCFLLSRAYGKQFVVRRFPEKLAILQEKVQENRNSLFFFLLFLRFFPMTPNWFLNITSPILNVPLTHFFFSIVVGLLPYNFICVQTGCILSEISSLDILFSWSILVKLLAIAMVALVPGAVIKHCSHHQLGEKVKNGHVDNGRKTQ; encoded by the exons ATGAGGCGCCGGCCACGCgcgatcagatcagatcagatcactgTTCTCTCTGTGGCGGCGCGGTGCTCGGTGTCGAGTGTTCGTCCGTCCGTCCTCCCCGACCCACACCGAGAGCCAGTGTTCATGTCGGCCAATTCTCCTGTCAACTTGTTGCTAATATTCGGCTCCGCAACCTTCTACCTGTACGTGCTGTCCAGGAACCTACCTCATGCGACGTATAAGCGGGAGTCGGTGAGCGAGGAAGAGAGCCAGGAGCAGAG GTCGTTGACGTTTCCATCTGATCTTGAAGAGTTGCGAGCAATTGCTGGATTGCTGTATTCATACAAAGCAGAGCACACTGGTTATGTGTTGTTACTTTTCTGCAGTGCGTACCTCTACAAACAGACATTTGCAATCCCTGGCTCATCCTTCTTG AATATATTGGCAGGTGCATTATTTGGACCATGGCTCGGCCTTGCCTTGTGCTGTGTTTTAACTGCCATCGGAGCAACTTTCTGCTTCCTGCTCTCCAGGGCATACGGCAAACAGTTTGTTGTACGTCGATTTCCTGAGAAACTCGCAATACTGCAAGAAAAG GTACAAGAGAATAGGAACAGCCTGTTTTTCTTCCTCTTGTTTCTCAGGTTTTTCCCCATGACACCAAACTGGTTCCTCAACATCACATCTCCTATCCTGAATGTCCCTCTTACCCATTTCTTCTTCTCCATTGTTGTTG GTCTTCTTCCTTATAATTTTATCTGTGTGCAAACCGGCTGCATCCTATCTGAGATCTCCTCACTAGATATCCTGTTCTCATGGTCCATTCTCGTGAAACTGCTAGCCATTGCCATGGTGGCACTTGTGCCAGGTGCTGTAATCAAACACTGCAGCCACCACCAGCTGGGCGAAAAGGTCAAAAATGGTCATGTAGATAATGGTCGAAAAACTCAATGA